The genome window GTGGGGGGGGGGGGGGGGGGGGGGGGGGGGGGGGGGGGGGGGGGGGGGGGGGGGGGGGGTTCTCGATGGCTTCTCGCAAGGCCAAGCGCGCCCGGAAGAGGCGGCTCTTGACGGTCCCTACGGCCACGCCCAGGGCTTGGGCGATCTGGTCGTAGTCGAGGCCGTTGACGTCGCGGAGGACGAGGATTGCCCGGTGTTCCGTGGCCAGAGAGGCCAGGGCCGCCGCGAGTCGCTGGTGCTCCTCACTGCGTTGGACGCGTTCGGAGCCGGCGGGTTCCCTGCGGGCCTCGGTGCCGTCGGGGCGACGGGGGGTGATACTACCGAAATCCGACCCTGTTCCCTCGGCGTCGCCGCCGTCCAGCGGGGCGTGCCGGCGCAGTTTTTGGGACCTGAGGTAGGAGAGGCAGGTGTTCATGGTCACCCGGATGAGCCAGGTGCCCGGGCTGGACCGCCCGTCGAACGAGCCGATGCCCTGGATGATCTTGACCATGGAGTCCTGCGTCAGGTCGGCCGCGGTATCGCGGTCACCGACCATGCGGATGCAGGTGGCGAAGAGGCGGTCCTGGTACCGGCCCAGGAGGATGGACCAGGCGCGGGGCTCGCCGGTCTGGATGCGGCGGACCAGTTCGGCATCGTCGGTCCCGGCGTCCATGGAGGGCGTGGCGGGAGTGGCCGGGGCCGCGACGGAGGGGGGGACGCGCAGGTGGGAGCGCCGACCCTGGGGCTGCGGCGAGCCGGAGGGGGGCGTTGGTGGAGTGGGCGAGGAGGGCATTCGTGTGGTGGGTGGCGGTTTCATGCGTCCGTGCATCCGCGTGGCCGTGCGGGTGTGGGCATCGTACCA of Phycisphaeraceae bacterium contains these proteins:
- a CDS encoding RNA polymerase sigma factor, producing MKPPPTTRMPSSPTPPTPPSGSPQPQGRRSHLRVPPSVAAPATPATPSMDAGTDDAELVRRIQTGEPRAWSILLGRYQDRLFATCIRMVGDRDTAADLTQDSMVKIIQGIGSFDGRSSPGTWLIRVTMNTCLSYLRSQKLRRHAPLDGGDAEGTGSDFGSITPRRPDGTEARREPAGSERVQRSEEHQRLAAALASLATEHRAILVLRDVNGLDYDQIAQALGVAVGTVKSRLFRARLALREAIENPPPPPPPPPPPPPPPPPPP